The following are from one region of the Tenacibaculum dicentrarchi genome:
- the glpQ gene encoding glycerophosphodiester phosphodiesterase gives MKHYYTFILCFFIFGCNKVDKTSIKKMKLSKIVIAHRGASGYLPEHTMESKAMAYAMNPDYIEQDLVLSKDNIPIVIHDIYLDDVTNVATIFPDKKRADNRYYVIDFTFDELQQLQVTERFDTKTQKQFYPKRFPKGKGNFKLHSLQQEIELIQGLNYSTNKNIGIYPEIKNPDFHHKNGKDIAKITLDILSDYGYKTKKDACIFQCFDAKELERIRKELKSDLFLVQLIEFEEETKELKHFATYADGIGPWYKQILAEKIADKFTFTNLVSEAHQLGLKVHPYTFRADSLDEFSSFEEMMQVLFFEANIDGGFTDFPDKMVAFLNDN, from the coding sequence ATGAAACATTATTATACATTTATTCTTTGCTTTTTTATCTTCGGATGTAATAAGGTAGACAAAACGAGTATTAAAAAGATGAAATTATCTAAAATAGTAATTGCACATCGTGGTGCATCAGGATATTTACCTGAACATACCATGGAATCAAAAGCAATGGCATATGCTATGAATCCTGATTATATTGAGCAAGATTTGGTACTAAGTAAAGATAATATTCCAATTGTTATTCATGATATTTATTTAGATGATGTTACCAATGTAGCTACTATTTTTCCTGATAAAAAAAGAGCAGATAATCGGTATTATGTAATCGATTTTACTTTTGATGAATTACAGCAATTACAAGTAACCGAACGGTTTGATACCAAAACACAAAAACAATTTTATCCAAAGCGATTTCCTAAAGGAAAAGGAAATTTTAAACTTCATTCTTTACAACAAGAAATTGAACTTATTCAAGGTTTAAATTATAGTACAAATAAAAATATTGGAATTTATCCAGAGATAAAAAATCCTGATTTTCATCATAAAAATGGAAAAGATATCGCTAAAATAACGTTAGATATTCTTTCTGATTATGGTTACAAAACTAAAAAAGATGCCTGTATTTTTCAATGTTTTGATGCCAAGGAATTAGAAAGAATTCGAAAAGAATTAAAATCCGATTTGTTTTTAGTTCAGTTAATAGAATTTGAAGAAGAAACAAAAGAATTAAAACATTTTGCAACTTATGCCGATGGAATAGGACCTTGGTATAAGCAAATTTTAGCCGAAAAAATAGCAGATAAATTTACTTTTACAAATTTAGTTTCAGAAGCGCATCAGCTCGGCTTAAAAGTGCATCCATACACTTTTAGAGCCGATAGTTTAGACGAATTCTCTTCGTTTGAAGAAATGATGCAAGTATTATTTTTTGAAGCTAATATTGACGGTGGTTTTACTGATTTTCCTGATAAAATGGTCGCTTTTTTAAATGATAATTAA
- a CDS encoding YfcC family protein — protein sequence MKNIKFPTPHTILLLIAGLVALLTWFIPAGKFDALQYQKSSNSFTYSHLKEQKTLPATQESLAELGIKIPLEKFTNGDISKPISVPGTYTELPAQPQGILAFLKSPIRGITQSSDIILFVLILGGVIGIMNFTGAFDAGIAWLAKKLKGKEYWLIFVVTSLIATGGTTFGLAEETIAFYPILIPIFLAARYDAIVALACVYIGSSIGTMCSTVNPFSVIIASDAAGINWTTGFAGRLLMLVCGIVICVIYILRYANKVQKNPTKSIIYDQKEMIENIFGSSTSDTHVLTGRLRVILTVFTLCFVVMIYGVSRLEWWFEEMTVVFLVGAILIGFLAKMKEENFVTTFIKGANDLLGVAFIIGIARGVSILMEQGLISDTILQNASEFTTGMPKGIFANVLLFIYSGLSFFIPSSSGMAVLTMPIMSPLADTVGIGREIIVNTYLYGMGLFSFINPTGLILASLAIVKVGYDRWLKFALPLVVILTIFTMISLTIQVYL from the coding sequence TTGAAAAATATTAAATTTCCTACACCGCATACTATTTTGTTATTAATAGCTGGTTTGGTGGCACTTTTAACTTGGTTTATTCCTGCGGGTAAATTTGATGCTTTGCAGTATCAAAAAAGTAGTAATTCGTTTACATATTCACATTTAAAAGAACAAAAAACACTTCCTGCAACTCAAGAATCATTAGCGGAATTAGGGATTAAAATTCCTTTAGAAAAATTTACAAATGGCGATATTTCTAAACCGATTAGTGTGCCGGGAACTTACACCGAATTACCTGCGCAACCTCAAGGAATTTTGGCTTTTTTAAAATCGCCAATAAGAGGAATCACCCAATCGTCAGACATTATTTTGTTTGTGTTAATTTTAGGAGGTGTTATCGGAATTATGAATTTTACGGGTGCTTTTGATGCAGGAATTGCATGGCTGGCAAAAAAATTAAAAGGGAAAGAATATTGGTTAATTTTTGTGGTAACAAGTTTAATAGCCACAGGTGGAACTACCTTCGGATTGGCAGAAGAAACCATTGCTTTTTATCCTATTTTAATTCCTATATTTTTGGCGGCAAGATACGATGCTATTGTTGCTTTAGCCTGTGTTTATATAGGTTCATCTATTGGAACAATGTGTTCAACAGTAAACCCGTTTAGTGTTATTATTGCTTCGGATGCGGCAGGAATTAACTGGACAACAGGTTTTGCAGGAAGGTTGTTAATGCTGGTTTGTGGAATTGTTATTTGTGTTATTTATATTTTACGTTATGCTAATAAAGTTCAAAAAAACCCTACGAAATCAATTATTTATGACCAAAAAGAAATGATTGAAAATATCTTTGGAAGTAGTACTTCTGATACTCACGTTTTAACAGGAAGATTACGTGTTATATTAACTGTTTTTACGCTTTGTTTTGTGGTAATGATTTACGGGGTTTCTCGTTTAGAATGGTGGTTTGAAGAAATGACTGTGGTCTTTTTAGTAGGGGCAATTCTTATTGGTTTTTTAGCCAAAATGAAGGAAGAAAATTTTGTAACAACCTTTATAAAAGGTGCAAATGATTTATTGGGTGTTGCGTTTATTATTGGAATCGCACGAGGGGTTTCAATATTGATGGAACAAGGATTAATTAGCGATACTATTTTACAAAACGCTAGTGAATTTACTACAGGAATGCCAAAAGGAATTTTTGCAAACGTGTTATTGTTTATTTATTCGGGCTTATCATTTTTTATTCCAAGTTCGTCAGGAATGGCGGTTTTAACCATGCCGATAATGTCGCCACTAGCCGATACGGTTGGTATTGGGCGTGAAATTATTGTCAATACTTATTTATACGGAATGGGTTTATTTTCGTTTATCAACCCAACAGGATTAATTTTAGCCTCTTTGGCAATTGTAAAAGTTGGTTATGATAGATGGCTGAAATTTGCACTTCCTTTGGTTGTTATTTTAACAATTTTTACCATGATTTCTTTAACAATTCAGGTATATTTATAA